The window GTCATCTCCAGAGAGCGCGAAACCGCGCGGTCCCGACGAGGCCGGTCTGTAGCATCCGGCCTGCTTCAAGTCTAATGGCATAATCGTTTGAAATCAGGACTTTAAGGCAGGATCCGGAAAAGTGTGAAGTGGTTTTCCGAAAAGATCATGCCCAAACAAGAAGCTAAAGCGCGATCGATCTCATCGCGCTTTAGAGCCTCGAAAAGTGGCGTCGTTCGGCCCCGAGCCGGTCACTCCCCGTAGTGGCGTAGGCGGTCGAGCTCGATGATCGTCACCCCGCCATATTCGAGCCGCAGCAGGCCCTCGCGCTCGAGCCGTTTCAGGCACTGGTTGGCGTTCTGCCGGGAGATACCCGACAGCGCCCCGATCTCCTCCTGGGTGATCTCCAGGTGCAAGGTGAGCTCGGGGTAGAGAATCGGGTTGAACAGCGAGGCGATCGAGCGCGCCAGCCGCGCGGTGGCGTCCAGCGTGCGGCCAGATTCGAGCAGCGCGATGAATTGGCCGAGCCGCTCGTTGAGCTGTCCCACCAGGAAGCGGTTGAAGCCGACGCTGTTCTCGAACAGCCAGACGAAGGTGCGGCGATCCATCATCGCGAGGCGCGTGTCGCGCAGTGCGACCACGTCGTAGCGCCGCAGCTCGTTCTTGAGCACGGTGCCCTCGCCGAACCAGGCGCCGGCCGTGAGGCCTGCGAAGCTCGCCGCCTTGCCGCCGCGCGAGACGATGCCCATCCGCGCCAGCCCGGTGACGATGCCGGTCCAGTACTGGAAATTGTCGCCGCGCATGAAGATGAATTCGTTGGCGCGGTAGGACTTCTCGGAAATGCCGGCGCGCGCGATCTCGATCTCTTGCTCGCTCAGTTCGCGCGACCAGGCCGCGATGCGCTTGAGGTAATCAGCAGCAATCATTCTGGCGACGGCATCCCACCCCAAGATACTGACACGATATTGCACCGCAGCAACGCCGTGCGCGAAGCCAGGAACCCGCTTCCTGCAATGCCAGCGAAAATTCCTGACCAATTGTCGGGCACATGACAATTCAACCTATCGCTTTCTCGTATTCAGAGCCACCTCGCCTAACGCCGCGTGCAGCCCCTTGATGGATCGCTGACCGCGGACGACGCGAGAGACAGGCTTGCAGGCGGGGTGCGGCGTTACCGCGCATGACGCAGGCGATCGGGGCGAGCGATGCTCCCGAACGCCGGCTTCATTAGTCGGATGGTCTCCCTCCGGCGGCCCATGTAGGATCGAAGTCAGATCGAAGCGAAGATGAAGAGCGCGCCAAAGCGCCCGTATCTGGAGGGAACAGGGTGGCTAACAGTCTCGAGGTGCGCGGAGTCTCATTGCGCTTTGGCGGCGTCCGCGCGCTGACCGAAGTCAGCTTCGGCGTCAACGAGGGCGAGCTGTTCTCCATCATCGGCCCGAACGGTGCCGGCAAGACCTCGATCGTCAACTGCATCTCCGGCCGCTACCGGCCGACCGAAGGCCAGCTGTTCTATCGCGGCCAGGACATCACCGGCCTTACCCCGAACGCGCGGCCCCGCCTCGGCATCGGCCGGACCTTCCAGAATCTCGCGCTGTTCCACCATATGAGCGTGCTCGACAACATCATGGTCGGCCGCCATCACCTGCTGAAGAACAACTTCATCACGGGATCGCTGTACTGGCTGACCGGCGCGCGCCGCGAGGAGCTGGAGCACCGCCGCAAGGTCGAGGAGATCATCGATTTCCTCGATCTGCAGTCGGTGCGCAAGGCGACCGCCGGCACCCTGCCCTACGGCTTGCGCAAGCGCGTCGAGCTCGCCCGCGCGATGGCGCTGGAGCCGCAGCTGATCCTGCTCGACGAGCCGATGGCCGGCATGAACTTCGAAGAGAAGGAAGACATGGCGCGCTACATCGTCGATCTCAACGAAGAGTTCGGCATGACCGTCATGATGATCGAGCACGACATGGGCGTCGTGATGGACATCTCCCACCGTGTCATGGTGCTGGATTTCGGCCGCAAGATCGCCGAGGGCGATCCGGCGGCCGTGCTGGCCGATCCCCATGTCAAGCGCGCCTATCTCGGCGAAGAGGACGAGGTGCTGGTCGATCCCGACGACAAGCCGGCGGTGCGGGAGAGCGCGGCATGATGGACTATGCCGGTCGGGCCGCGCAGGCCGACACCTTTCCCAAGATGCTGCGCCTGAACGCCAGGGAGCACGGAGGCGAGATCGCGCTGCGCGAGAAGGATCTTGGGCTGTGGCGCGAATTCACCTGGAGCGACTACCAGACGCGCACCCATGATTTCGCGCTCGGCATGGTCGAGCTCGGCCTCGGCCGCGGCGACGTGATCGGCATCATCGGCGACAACCGGCCGGACTGGGTCGCGGCCGAAATCGCCAGCCACGCAATCGGCGCGATGAGCCTCGGCCTCTACCGCGACGTGCTGGACGAGGAAGCCTCCTATCTCCTGACCTATGGCGAGGCCAAGCTGGTCTTCGCCGAGGACGAGGAACAGGTCGACAAGCTGCTCGGCCTTGCCGACCGCGTGCCCAATCTCAAGCACATCGTCTATTCCGACCCGCGCGGCATGCGGAAATACGACGATCCGCGGCTGATGGAGGCGAGCAAGCTCGTCGCACTGGGCCGCGACCGCGCCACGCGCGAGCCCGGGCTGTACGAGCGGCTGGTCGACGCCACACGCGGTGAGGACGTCGCAATCCTCTGCACGACCTCGGGCACGACAGCCAATCCGAAGCTTGCGATGCTCTCGGCCGGGCGCGTGCTGCGGCACTGCGCGACCTATCTCGCCTTCGATCCGAAGGGGCCGGACGACGAATATGTCTCGGTGCTGCCGCTGCCCTGGATCATGGAGCAGATCTACGCGCTGGGCAAAGCGCTGCTCTCCCGGATGAAGGTCAACTTCGTCGAAGAGCCCGAGACGATGATGAACGACTTCCGCGAGATCGCGCCGACCTTCGTGCTGTTCGCGCCGCGGGTCTGGGAATCGATCGCGGCCGACGTCCGCGCCGGCGTGATGGATGCCTCGCCGTTCAAGCAGCGGCTCTACGAGCTCGGCATGAAAACCGGGCTTGCGGCGCTCGCCGACGGCAAGCACTCTGTCTTCGCCGACCAGCTCTTGTTCCGTGCGCTGCGCGACCGGCTCGGCTTCACGCGGCTGCGCTCGGCGGCAACCGGCGGCGCGGCGCTCGGACCGGATACCTTCAAGTTCTTCCAGGCGATGGGCGTGCCGCTGCGCACGCTGTATGGCCAGACCGAGCTGCTCGGCGCCTACACGCTGCATCCCGAAGGCAAGGTCGATCCCGATACCACGGGCGTTCCGATGGCCGACAACATCGAGATCCGCATCGACAATGCCGACGTCAACGGCGTCGGCGAGATCGTGGTGCGGCACCCGAACATGTTCCACGGCTACTACAAGAACCCCGAAGCATCGGTCGCCGACATCAACGACGGCTGGATGCACTCGGGCGACGCCGGGTACTACAACGACAACCGGCAGCTTGTTGTGATCGACCGCATCAAGGACCTCGCCGAGACTTCGCGTGGCGAGCGCTTCTCGCCACAATATATCGAGAACAAGCTGAAGTTCTCGCCCTATGTCGCTGAGGCGGTCGTGCTCGGCGCCGGCCGCGAAGCGCTCGCCGCGATGATCTGCATCCGCTATTCGATCATCTCGAAATGGGCGGAGAAGAACCGGATCTCGTTCACGACCTATACCGACCTGTCCTCGCGGCCCGAGGTCTACGCGCTGTTGAAGAAAGAGGTCGAGACGGTCAACGCCACCCTGCCGCCCGCGCAACGCATCTCGCGCTTCCTGCTGCTCTACAAGGAGCTCGATGCCGACGACGGCGAGCTGACGCGGACCCGAAAGGTCCGTCGCGGCGTCATCAACGAAAAATATGCCGATATCATCGAGGCGATTTACCGCGGCAAGGCCAACATCCCCGTCGACACCGTGATCCGCTTCCAGGACGGCACCACGCAGCGCGTCCGCACCACGCTCGAGGTCGTCGATCTCGGCCGTGCCGTGATCGCGGAGGCTGCGGAATGACCATTCAAGCCGCTCGATCCGCATATTCGGCCGTCATGCGCGGGCTTGACCCGCGCATCCATCCCCTTCGCAAGGGTCTTCATTCGCGATGGATCGCCGGGTCAAGCCCGGCGATGACGATCTGCAAATTTGGCGACATCACATGAACATCCAGTTCCTGATCCAGCTGATCGTCAATGGCCTCGTGGTCGGCACGCTCTACGGCGTGGTCGCGATGTCGTTCGTGCTGATCTACAAGGCGACGCAGGTCGTGAACTTCGCGCAGGGCGAATTGCTGCTGGTCGGCGCCTGGGTGTGCTGGGCGCTGCTGACGAAGTACCAGGTGCCGTTCTGGGTGGGCATGCCGATCACGCTGGTGTTCATGTTCATCTTCGGCATCGCGATCCAGGTCGTGATCCTGCGGCCGATGATCGGCGAACCGATCATCTCGGTGATCATGGTGACGATCGGGCTCTCGACCGTGTTCCAGGCCGCGCTGAAATGGATCTTCGGCGTCAACCCGCAGCCGTTCCCGCGCGTGTTCCAGAGCCAATCGGTCAGCCTGTTCGGGCTGCAGATCCAGACTGTCTATGTCATGAGCCTCGTGGTCTCGCTTGCCATGATGGTCGGCATGGCCTGGTTCTTCCGTGCCTCCAAATACGGCCTCGCGATGCGCGCCACCGCCTTCAACCAGCAGGTCGCACAGTCGCTCGGCATCTCCGTGAAGAGCGTGTTCGCAATGGCGTGGGCGATCTCGGCTACCGTTTCGGCAGTCGCCGGCGTGGTGGTCGCCGTGGTCAACGGCGTGTCGTCCGGCCTCTCCACCTACGGCATCAAGGTGTTTCCGGCCGCGATCCTCGGCGGCCTCGACTCGGTCGGCGGCGCGGTGCTCGGCGGCATCATCATCGGGCTGCTGGAAAACGTCGCCCAGTATGTCGACAGCGAGTATCTGCACTGGGGCAATCTGTACGAGATCGCGCCGTTCTACGTCCTGATCATCATCCTGATGATCAAGCCGTACGGGCTGTTCGGCACCAAAGACATCGAGCGGGTCTGATCAATGGCAACGAGCACCCTCATCCCGTCGGGCGATTTCCGCACCAGCTACGCGGCCGACACCACAATCTTCCCGACCGCGACCAGCCGCAACTTCGCGATTCTGGGCATCGCGCTCGCCTGTTTTGCGCCGATGCTGCTGTCCAACTACCTGCTCTCGATCGCGATCCAGATCGGCATCTTCGCGATCGCGGCGCTCGGCCTCAACGTGCTGGTCGGCTTCACCGGCCAGATCTCGATCGGCCACGCCGCGTTCTTCCTGTTCGGTGCCTTCACCTCGGCCTACATCTCCAACAACGCGCCGATCCCGGTGTTCTTCGCGATCCCGCTCGCCGGCGTGATCACGGCGCTGGTCGGCCTGGTGTTCGGCGTGCCGGCGGCGCGGCTGAAGGGGCTTTACCTCGTCATCGCAACGCTCGCCGCGCAGTACATCCTGCTCGACTTCTTCTCGCGCGCCGACTGGTTCTCGGGCGGTTCGGTGCCGGCCAGCGCCAATCCGTTCTCGATCTTCGGCTACACGCTACGCGGCGACCGGCAGTATTTCTACGTCGTGCTCGCCTACATGGTGATCAGCTATCTGCTGGTCACCAATCTGATGCGCACTCGCGACGGTCGCGCGCTGGTCGCGATCCGCGATCACTATCTCTCCGCCGAGATCATGGGCATCAACCTGACCAAGTACCGGACGCTGTCGTTCGGACTTGCCGCCTTCTTTGCCGGCATCGCCGGCGCGCTCTACGCGCACTATCAGCTGGTGGTCTCCCAGGAAGGCTTTGGCATCGAACGCTCGGTGCTGTTCCTGGCGATGGTCATCATCGGCGGCACCGGCTCGGTGATGGGCACGCTGATGGGCACGGCCTTCGTGGTGCTGCTGCCGGAATCGATGGAATGGCTGAGCGCCTGGCTGAAGGGCAGCGCCATCGACAAGGCGCTGCAGCTCAACAACAACATCACCTTCCTGCGCGAGATCGCGATCGGCCTGATCATCATCGGCTTCCTGATGTTCGAGCCGGACGGCCTCGCGCATCGCTGGCGGCAGATCAAGGCCTACTGGAAGCTCTATCCGTTCTCGCACTGACGCCTGGAACAACTCAAATTCGGTTCAACGAATAAAAGCAGGAGGAAACAACAATGACGATTAGATCCCTTTTGAGCTCGGTCTCGCTTGCGCTGCTGGTCAGCAGCGCGGCCGCCACCGCGCAGGCGCAGATCGCCATCGGCCATCTGCAGGACCTCTCGGGCGGCACCTCCGATGTCGGAACGCCCTATGGCCAGGGCGTGGTCGACACCTTCGCCTGGGTCAACAAGAACGGCGGCGTCGGCGGCAAGCAGCTCAGCGTCGACAGCAACGACTATGGCTACCAGGTGCCGCGCGCGATCGCGCTGTACAAGAAGTGGTCGGCATCCGACGCCAAGGTCGCGGCGATCATGGGCTGGGGCACGGCGGACACCGAGGCGCTGACCGGCTTTCTCGCACAGGACAAGATCCCCGACATCTCCGGCTCCTACGCCGCCGCGCTGACCGATCCGGAAGGCACCAGCGGCAAGGCCAAGCCGGCGCCGTACAATTTCTTCTACGGCCCGAGCTATTCGGACGCGATGCGCGCGATGCTGACTTGGGCCGCCGAGGATTGGAAGGCCAAGGGCAAGTCCGGCAAGCCGAAATTCGTCCACATGGGCGCCAACCATCCCTATCCGAACGCACCGAAGGCGGCCGGCGAAGCGCTCGCCACCGAACTCGGCTTCGAGGTGCTGCCGCCGCTGGTGTTTGCGCTTTCACCCGGCGACTACTCGGCGCAGTGCCTGAGCCTGAAGAGCTCCGGCGCCAACTACGCCTATCTCGGCAATACGGCTGCCTCCAACATCTCCGTGCTGAAGGCCTGCAAGACCGCCGGCGTCGACGTCCAGTTCCTGGGCAATGTCTGGGGCATGGATGAGAACGCCGCCAAGACCGCCGGCGATGCCGCCGACGGCGTGATCTTCCCGCTGCGCACCGCGGTGAGTTGGGGCGGCAACGCGCCCGGCATGAAGACGGTGATGGAAATCTCCAAGATGTCCGACCCATCGGGCAAGGTCTATCGCCCCGTGCACTACATCGCGGCGGTGTGTAGCGCGCTCTATCTGAAGGAAGCGCTCGACTGGGCCGCCAAGAATGGCGGCGCCACCGGCGAGAACGTCGCCAAGGGCTTCTACCAGAAGAAGGACTGGGTGCCGGCCGGCATGGACGGCGTCTGCAATCCCTCCACCTGGACCGAGAAGGATCACCGCCCGACGACAAAGGTCGACCTCTATCGCTCGAAGGTGTCGGGCGCGACCGACGGCGACATCAACGACCTGATGGGCAAGGGCACGATCAAGCTCGAGAAGGTGAAGACCGTCGAACTGCCGCGCAAGCCGGAATGGTTTGGCTGGTAAGGCCGTGAGGCTGCCACCAGCGCAGCCTCGACAACAATCGTCATCCCCCGCGAAAGCGGGGGATCCAGTCCGCCGCGGCCTCTCGATTGATCGCCGGCGTCTCTGGAATACTGGGTCACCCGCTCTAGCGCGCAGTTGCGTACGAAACGCGGGTGACGACCGTGGAGAGTGATCGAGACCATGAACGAAACCCTCGAAGCGACCCGCCCGGTGCCGACGGCAGTCCCGCCGCCGCCACTGCTCGGCGTCAACAACATCGAGGTCGTCTATGACGACGTCATCCTGGTGCTGCGCGGCCTCAGCCTCGAGGTGCCGAAGGGCGCGATCGTGGCGCTGCTCGGCGCCAACGGCGCCGGCAAGTCGACCACGCTGAAGGCGATCTCCGGCCTGCTCAAGACCGAGGACGGCGAAGTCACCCGCGGCGAGATCCTGTTCGAGGGCCAGCGCATCAACGGCATCGATCCCGACAAGATCGTCCGCCGCGGCATCTTCCAGGTGATGGAAGGCCGTCGCATCGTCGCCGACATGACATCGCTGGAGAATCTGCGGCTCGGCGCGTTCACCCGGCGCGACCGCGAGGTCTCGGCCGATATCGACATGGTGTTCAAATATTTCCCGCGCCTGAAGGAGCGCACCGGCCTCGCCGGCTACCTCTCCGGCGGCGAGCAGCAGATGCTCGCGATCGGCCGCGCACTGATGGCGCGCCCGAAGATGATCCTGATGGACGAGCCCTCGATGGGGCTGTCGCCGCTGCTGGTCAAGGAAGTGTTCGCGATCATCAAGGAAATCAACCGCGATCTCGGGGTCACGATCCTGCTGGTCGAGCAGAACGCCCGCGCCGCGCTGTCGGTCGCGAGCCATGGCTACATCATGGAACAGGGCAAGGTCGTGCTCGACGGCTCCGCCGACGAGCTGCGCGACAACGAGGACGTCAAGGAATTCTACCTCGGCGGCGCCGGCGACCAGCGCAAGAGCTTCAAGAACCTGAAGAGCTTCAAGCGGCGCAAGCGCTGGCTGTGAGGATATCGAGCGTTTTCGGGCGGAGTTGCGTGTGCAGAAAACGCGTCAGACCAGGAAGGCGGTTCTATCCGAGCACCTGCTCGGCCTCAGTGACCGCACAGAGCACATGGTAGAACGACGACGCCGGGATCGTGGCGACCAGCGACGCGCCCTCGCGGTCGAACTGGTCGTACCAGCCGCCGGCCACGGGATGGCTGAGATAGTACCGCTCCAGCAGCACCAGCGCCGCGCGGGCCTCGTCCGCAGCGCCAGCTTCGCCCGACTCCGCCTGCGCGATCCAGGCCTTCGCCAGCTCGCTCTGCGGCCAAAGCCGCCTGCTGTGGCGGCGGATGTTGCCCTCCGTATCACCCTCGTCGATCAGGCAGCCGGTGGCGTCGCGGTAGCGCAGCGCAGAGGCCAAGAGCTCGCCGCGCGGGCGCCCCGTGGGGCAACCGGTGATCCGTTCAAATCCCTTCAGCAGCCAGACCCATTCCGCGAGGTGCCCGGGCTCGACGCTGACCGGCGGGATCTTCGACCAGTCCTCCTCGAAATATTCGCCGAGGGTGTGCGTCTGCTTGTCGTAGAGATTGGCCAGGAACAGCGCGAAGAAATCGCCGGCACGGTTCTGGAACGACAAATCGTGAGTTGCGTCGAAGCAGGCTATCATCGCCTCGAACAGATGCATTTGCGGGTTCTGCCGGCGCGGCATCGACGGCGGCAGGCCTTCCTGGAAGCCGCCATGGGGCGAGCGCAGCTGGGTGTCGAGGAACGACAGCAGCGCGTCGATCTCGGCGCGGATCTGGGCGTCCTGGTCGAGGCCATAGGCGGTCGCCAGCGCAAGCAGCACGAAGGCATGGCCATAAGTGTCGCGCAGCGGGTTATGCGCGCCGCCGTCCGGCGTCAGGCTGAAGACGAAGCCAGGCCTGCCATCCGGCGCCTTGGCCTTGGCCAGCAGGTAGTCCAGCCCTTTCAGCGCGATCGCGCGGCCCTCGGGATACCAGCCGATCTGGGCCGCCTTGGCGTAGCAATAGATCTGGCGCGCCTGCACAAGCAGGCGGCGCGGCGCGGCGTTGTCGGCTGTCCCATCCTGATGCAGCCGGTCGACAAAGCCGCCGGCCGTGCCGTCCCAGCCGACCGTCGACCACAGCGGCAAGGCGTGGTCGATGATGCGGTGCTTCAACCTCGCGACGACGTCGGCGGCCCCGTCCGCCGCAACGCTCTCTGCCTCAGCCATCGTGCTCCCTGGAACCGTCCCAATGTCAGCGGTCACCGTCTGATAGCACGGGCGGACCGGCACGCCACCTGTGCAAATCCTCTCAAGGACCTGCCATGACCGACCATTACGATGCCCTTGAAACGCGCGAGCCGGCCGAGCGCGAGGCCGCCCTGTTCGCCCGGCTGCCGGATGTGCTGCGCAGGGCGATGGCGGCGCCCGCCTATGCCAACCTCCTCAGGGGCACCGACCCCGCCTCCATCACCAGCCGGCAGACGCTGGCGGGGCTGCCGGTGTTGCGCAAATCGGAACTCCCAGCCCTGCACAAGGCCGCCCCGCCCTTCGGCGGCTTCGTGGCCGACAAGCCCGGCTCGTTTGCTCGGCTGTTCACCTCGCCCGGACCGATCTTCGAACCCGAAGGCCGCCAAGCGGACCCCTGGCGCGGCGCGCGGGCGTTGTTTGCGGCGGGCTTTCGCGAGGGGGACGTGGTTCTCAACACCTTCAGCTATCACCTCACCCCCGGCGGCTTCATCTTCGACGCCTCAGCGCGGGCGCTCGGCTGCGCGGTGATACCGGCTGGCCCAGGGAATACCGAGCAGCAATTCGAGCTGATCGAGGCCTATCGCCCGGTCGGCTATAGCGGCACGCCCGATTTCCTGAAGATCCTGCTCGACGCCGCCGCAGCAGGCGGCCGCGACGTGTCCTCGATCAAGCGCGCCCTGGTCTCGGGCGCCGCATTTCCGAAATCGTTGCAGGAGGAGATGAAATCGCGCGGCGTCGAGGCCTATCAGGCTTTCGGCACGGCCGATCTCGGCCTGATCGCATTCGAGACGCCGGCGCGCGAGGGGATGACGGTCAATGAGGATTTGATCCTGGAGATCGTCAAGCCCGGCACCGGCGATCCGGTTGCACCCGGTGACGTCGGCGAGATCGTGGTGACCTCGCTCGATCCGCATCATCCGTGGATCCGCCTCGCGCTCGGCGATCTGACCGCCGCCCTGCCCGGTGCGAGCCCGTGCGGACGCACCAACATGCGCATCAGGGGCTGGATGGGCCGCGCCGACCAGACCACCAAGGTCAAGGGCATGTTCGTGCGCCCCGAGCAGATCGCAGAGATCGGCAAGCGCCATCCCGAGCTCGGACGGCTGCGCCTCGTCGTCACGCGCGCCGGCGAGGCTGACGCGATGACGCTGAAAGCCGAATGCGGCTCGCCGTCCAATGCCCGACAGGGCGAGGTTGCGGCGACGCTGCGCGCGGTCACCAAGCTCGGCGGCACCGTCGAGCTGGTCGGCGCAGGCTCGCTGCCGAACGACGGCAAGGTGATCGCCGACGAGCGATAGGCCGACAACCCCGCAACATTGATCCAGGCCACATTGTCGCCCGCGACTTTGTGAACTATTGAGGGAGCTCGTGCCTCGCGGAGACAAGCAGATCATCACCTCATGAGCAGCGCACCAGCAGATCGAGCGCCAAGGCCAGCGGTTTTCTTCGATCGGGACGGCGTCCTGAACAAGGACATCGGTTTCCTCTTCGAAAGCGACAAGCTGGTCTGGATTGACGGCGCGCGCGAGGCCGTGAAGGCCGTCAACGACATGGGCTACTTTGCGTTTGTCGTGACGAACCAGTCAGGCGTCGCAAGAGGTCTTTACGAAGAAGCGCAGGTCCGGCGGCTCCACGACTGGATGGCGGACGAACTCGGGAGGGTCGGCGCCCATATCGACGCCTTCGAGTACTGCCCCTTCCATCCTGAGGGAATCGTGGAACGATATCGACAAGTCAGCCATCGCCGCAAACCCTCGCCGGGCATGATCAATGACCTGCTGGAGCGTTTTCCAGTCGATCTCGAACGAAGCTTTCTGGTCGGCGACCAGCAAAGGGATCTTGAGGCGGCGCGCGCGGCTGGCCTGAAGGGGTACCTGTTCTCAGGCTCCAATCTCGAGCTGTTCCTGAAGCCTCTGCTGCAGCGAGGTTGATGACCTCGATCAGAACTTCCGAACCAGGTCGATCACTTCGTCCTGCTGCTGGCGCGTGATCTCGGCGAAGATCGGCAGCGAGAGAATCTGGCCCTGATCGCGATGCGCGTTGGGAAATTGCTCCGGCCGATGGCCAAACCGAGCATAGGCCGGCAGGAACGGCAGCGCGGTGGGGTAGTTGATCGCAGTTTGCACGCCATTGGCGTTGAGATGCGCGGCGAGCGCGTCGCGGCGCGGATGCCTGATCGTGTAGAGGTGGTAGACGTGGCTGCGCGCCGGCGCCACCTCGGGCACCACGACGTCCTCGATCTGGTTGAGGCCGGCGTCGTAGACCTCGGCTGCGGCCTGCCGGGCCTCGGTCCATGCGGTGAGATGCGGCAGCTTGGCGGAGAGGATCGCGGCTTGCATGCCGTCGAGCCGGCTGTTGACGCCCTCGATGTGGTGCTGGTGCTTCACCAACCCGCCATGGCGCGCCAGCATCGCCATCTGCTGGGCGAGCGCCGCATCGTTGGTGACGACCGCGCCGGCATCACCCATCGCGCCGAGATTCTTGCCGGGATAGAATGAATAGGTCGCGGCCTCGCCGAACGTTCCGACCATGCGGCCCTTGTAGCGTGCGAGATGGGCCTGGGCGCAATCCTCGATCACCCAGAGCTTGTGCTTCTGCGCGATCGCCATGATCGCGTCCATATCCGCTGGCTGGCCGTACAGATGCACCGGGATGATGCCGACCGTGCGCGGCGTGATCGCGGCCTCGATCGCAGCCGGGTCGATCGTGAACGTCGCGTCGTCGGTGTCACAGAACACGACGGTGGCGCCGGAATGGGTGATCATCGCCGCAGTCGAGATCCAGGAATGCGCCGTCGTGATCACCTCGTCGCCCGGCTTCACCTTCAGCGCGCGCATGGCGAGGTAAAGCGCATCGGTGCCGTTGGCGCAGGATACGCAATGAGCGACCTGCGCAGCCGCGGCGAATTCGCGCTCGAAGGCGTCGACATAGCTGCCGCGGATGAACGCGTTGTCGCGGATCACGCCGGCGATCGCGGCATCGATCTCGCCTTTGATGGACTGGTATTGCAGTTGCAGGTCGGCAAACGGCACCGGCATCGATATTCCCCTATTGGCTCGCCAGCAGCCGGCGCGCCGGATTGCCGGCATAGGTGCCTGATGTCGTGATGTCCTTGGTCACGACAGACCCTGCGCCGATGACGACGTCGTCGACGATCCTGACCGGCATGATCGTGGCGTTGGAGCCGATCGACACCCGGTTGCCGATCACCGTCTCGCGCCACAGCTCCTTGCGGCCGCGCGCCGGGCCTCCGGTGGAGAACGTGTCGTTGACGAACATCACGCCGTGCCCGACGAAGCAGTCCTCGCCGATGGTGACGAGCTCGCAGACGAAGGCATGCGATTGCACGCGGGTGCGTGCTCCGACCACCACGCCCTTCTGGATTTCGGTGAAAGGCCCGATGAAGCA of the Bradyrhizobium quebecense genome contains:
- a CDS encoding AGE family epimerase/isomerase, with protein sequence MAEAESVAADGAADVVARLKHRIIDHALPLWSTVGWDGTAGGFVDRLHQDGTADNAAPRRLLVQARQIYCYAKAAQIGWYPEGRAIALKGLDYLLAKAKAPDGRPGFVFSLTPDGGAHNPLRDTYGHAFVLLALATAYGLDQDAQIRAEIDALLSFLDTQLRSPHGGFQEGLPPSMPRRQNPQMHLFEAMIACFDATHDLSFQNRAGDFFALFLANLYDKQTHTLGEYFEEDWSKIPPVSVEPGHLAEWVWLLKGFERITGCPTGRPRGELLASALRYRDATGCLIDEGDTEGNIRRHSRRLWPQSELAKAWIAQAESGEAGAADEARAALVLLERYYLSHPVAGGWYDQFDREGASLVATIPASSFYHVLCAVTEAEQVLG
- a CDS encoding phenylacetate--CoA ligase family protein; amino-acid sequence: MTDHYDALETREPAEREAALFARLPDVLRRAMAAPAYANLLRGTDPASITSRQTLAGLPVLRKSELPALHKAAPPFGGFVADKPGSFARLFTSPGPIFEPEGRQADPWRGARALFAAGFREGDVVLNTFSYHLTPGGFIFDASARALGCAVIPAGPGNTEQQFELIEAYRPVGYSGTPDFLKILLDAAAAGGRDVSSIKRALVSGAAFPKSLQEEMKSRGVEAYQAFGTADLGLIAFETPAREGMTVNEDLILEIVKPGTGDPVAPGDVGEIVVTSLDPHHPWIRLALGDLTAALPGASPCGRTNMRIRGWMGRADQTTKVKGMFVRPEQIAEIGKRHPELGRLRLVVTRAGEADAMTLKAECGSPSNARQGEVAATLRAVTKLGGTVELVGAGSLPNDGKVIADER
- a CDS encoding D-glycero-alpha-D-manno-heptose-1,7-bisphosphate 7-phosphatase — its product is MSSAPADRAPRPAVFFDRDGVLNKDIGFLFESDKLVWIDGAREAVKAVNDMGYFAFVVTNQSGVARGLYEEAQVRRLHDWMADELGRVGAHIDAFEYCPFHPEGIVERYRQVSHRRKPSPGMINDLLERFPVDLERSFLVGDQQRDLEAARAAGLKGYLFSGSNLELFLKPLLQRG
- a CDS encoding DegT/DnrJ/EryC1/StrS family aminotransferase yields the protein MPVPFADLQLQYQSIKGEIDAAIAGVIRDNAFIRGSYVDAFEREFAAAAQVAHCVSCANGTDALYLAMRALKVKPGDEVITTAHSWISTAAMITHSGATVVFCDTDDATFTIDPAAIEAAITPRTVGIIPVHLYGQPADMDAIMAIAQKHKLWVIEDCAQAHLARYKGRMVGTFGEAATYSFYPGKNLGAMGDAGAVVTNDAALAQQMAMLARHGGLVKHQHHIEGVNSRLDGMQAAILSAKLPHLTAWTEARQAAAEVYDAGLNQIEDVVVPEVAPARSHVYHLYTIRHPRRDALAAHLNANGVQTAINYPTALPFLPAYARFGHRPEQFPNAHRDQGQILSLPIFAEITRQQQDEVIDLVRKF
- a CDS encoding acyltransferase; translation: MNRPEVHQAGVRDVAFGERVKIVEPCNLYGCTLGDDCFIGPFTEIQKGVVVGARTRVQSHAFVCELVTIGEDCFVGHGVMFVNDTFSTGGPARGRKELWRETVIGNRVSIGSNATIMPVRIVDDVVIGAGSVVTKDITTSGTYAGNPARRLLASQ